The Desulfuromonadales bacterium DNA window GTGCTGGTCGGGGCGGATACCGAGCTGCAGGAAGGTGACCGGCTGCGGGTGGTGGGACGGCCCATTGATCTGGAGAAGGTGCAGCTCTTCATCGGCCGGCCGATCGAGGGGGAGATCGCTTTCGACCGGGTGCTGACCAAGAAGAGCATCGTCGTCTCCAAGCCGAAGTTCGTCGGGACCACCCTCGGCTACTTCAACTTCCGCGAGACGTTCAACGTGCAGGTGGCACGCATCACCCGTAACGGCATCGACCTGCCGGCCGACGCCAACACACGCCTGCATCGGGGCGATGTGGTGCATGCCGTGGGCGACGAGCGCTCCCTGCGCAACGTCACCCGCCTGCTCGGCAACGATCTGAAGGCCACCTACGAGGTCAGCCTGCTGCCGATTCTGGTCGGCCTCCTTTTCGGCTTCCTGCTCGGCCAGATTACCCTGCCGCTGCCGCTGGTCGGTCCGCTGACTCTAGGCACCACCGGCGGCACTTTGCTCGCCGGTCTGCTGCTCGGCGCCCGCTACCAGACCGGTCCCCTCATCTGGGATGTGCCGTCCGGCGGCAATCGCCTGATCCGCGATCTTGGACTGGCGCTGTTCATGGCGGCGGTGGGGACCTCGGCCGGAGCTTCCTTTGTCGCCACCCTGCAGGCCCAGGGTATGCCGCTGCTCCTCTCCGGCGTTGTGGTGACCATCGTTCCGGTGGCTGTCGGCGCTCTTCTCGGCCTCTGGTGGCTCGGTATCCGCTTTCTGCGGCTGCTGGGGGTGCTGGTGGGGGGGATGACCAGCGCCTCGGGCCTCGCCGCAGCCGGCGCCCTCTCGGCCACTCCCTATGCCGGGGCCGCCTACGCGACGGTTTATCCGCTGGCACTGATCGGCAAGATTGTTGCCGTCAAGGTGCTGCTGCTGATTCTCTGAACAGCTTTCTTGCCCGGGACTCATGGGACCTATGAGACCCGCGAGCATTCCCAGTCTGCCTGGTTGCCCTGCAAAAGTGAAAATCTGCGGTAAAATGAGGGTGTAGGATCACGCAGAGAAAGGAGGCCAAAACATGAACGCGGTGCTCTTCAGAGGGCAGATGAATCAGTTCAGAGGCACCTTCATCACCGGCATGGGCCGGTTGACCGGTAACGATATCGGCCGAATGCGCGGCCGAATGTTGAGGCTGCTGGGAGTGGCCCAGGTGACGTATGGCCGGGCTGTGGCAACGGCCGGTAAACGGATCCGGAAATTCACCCGGTATTAACAGGATGATGAACAGCGATTGGTCATCGGTGATTAGAAGTGAGTGCTTTGTAGAAATTGAAAAAGCCTGCGTCAAGCAGGCTTTTTCCGTTGCTGCAGCAGCGTAAATTCTCTGCTCTCGCCGCTTACTCGGCAGTAGCGGTCGCGGCGTTGCCCGGTGCCAGCAGTTTGCGGGCCAGCAGTGCCGCCTCCTGCATGACCTCCTGCCGGGAGCCGACGTCGCCTTTGCGGTAGACGTCGACAACCCGCAGCGGATGGGTCTCGGCGAAACCGGTCCAGTGGAAAAGGTTCCGGTAGCGCGGCAGAATGTCGGCGAACCAGTCGGGGCTGCGGTGTCCCTGGGTGAGAATGAAGGCGAGTTGCTTGCGCACCGGCAGACGGCTGGGGTGGTTCAAGGCGATGTACCCCGGCAGCAGATACGAGTAGGTGCGGTCGATGAAGGCCTTGAGCTGAGCGGAGACGTCCCCGTAGTAGACCGGCGAGGCCATTACCACCACTTCCGCGGCGAACACCGCCTCGAGCACCGGACTCAGGTCATCCTTGAGGACGCATTTCTCCGAGCGGGTTTTGCACCGGTTGCAGGCTTGACAGCCCTGCAGCGACAGGGTGTTCAGGTAGAAGCTCTGGGTGCAGGCGCCGAGCTTGCGGGCCGTGTCGAGAAAATGCCCGGCGACGGCGGCGCTGTTGCCGTTCTTGCGAGGACTGCCAAAAAGACAGACGACATTCATGGTGCGGCTCCGTAAATTCGGCGCTATCCAGCGATCTCGCCGTGGCGGCTCAGGCCGCGGCAGAAATCGGGATCTTGAAAACCACCTTCTTCACCTGGCTGGGGCCATCCGCAAGCTGCAGCATCGGCATGTGCCCGTCGTCGGGGTAGAAGACGGCGAAGAACCCCGGGGTGAGGGTGAGGCGGTCGGTGGGTCCTTCCAGCTTCAGGAAGTCCTTTTCCGCATCATAGGGGAGCTCGCGGCAGGCGCTGCGGCAACAGATGCCGACCGCCTCGGCGCCGCTTGTCAGCATCTGAATGTCGATGTACTTGCGGTGGCACTCG harbors:
- a CDS encoding TrkA C-terminal domain-containing protein, with amino-acid sequence MTLLHNPIFLLLFIIVLGELLGKVRLWNLSLGSSAIIFVALAFGHFGFTIPQGVQTIGLAMFIYAVGLQAGPGFLGSFRSHGLAMAACVLAMAAAGTLMTYVCCRLFGFDAGTGAGLLSGAMTSTPSLAAAVEVVGHGQAPAAYGVTYGFGVVGVALCIKLLPRLLRINIRGEEEGLARELAEINPPITFCHLEVSNPNLFGKRVADIFLKSIAPVTLTRLLRQGASEPVLVGADTELQEGDRLRVVGRPIDLEKVQLFIGRPIEGEIAFDRVLTKKSIVVSKPKFVGTTLGYFNFRETFNVQVARITRNGIDLPADANTRLHRGDVVHAVGDERSLRNVTRLLGNDLKATYEVSLLPILVGLLFGFLLGQITLPLPLVGPLTLGTTGGTLLAGLLLGARYQTGPLIWDVPSGGNRLIRDLGLALFMAAVGTSAGASFVATLQAQGMPLLLSGVVVTIVPVAVGALLGLWWLGIRFLRLLGVLVGGMTSASGLAAAGALSATPYAGAAYATVYPLALIGKIVAVKVLLLIL
- a CDS encoding flavodoxin family protein, encoding MNVVCLFGSPRKNGNSAAVAGHFLDTARKLGACTQSFYLNTLSLQGCQACNRCKTRSEKCVLKDDLSPVLEAVFAAEVVVMASPVYYGDVSAQLKAFIDRTYSYLLPGYIALNHPSRLPVRKQLAFILTQGHRSPDWFADILPRYRNLFHWTGFAETHPLRVVDVYRKGDVGSRQEVMQEAALLARKLLAPGNAATATAE
- a CDS encoding YhcH/YjgK/YiaL family protein: MIFDQLENFPLYLPLHPHFADVLAFLQKGDPGTLPVGRHDVNDRGAFALVSEYATRPLAESFIECHRKYIDIQMLTSGAEAVGICCRSACRELPYDAEKDFLKLEGPTDRLTLTPGFFAVFYPDDGHMPMLQLADGPSQVKKVVFKIPISAAA